In the genome of Candidatus Binatia bacterium, one region contains:
- a CDS encoding phosphotransferase yields MATDDNPQPWSEAELGRLLGNAGVLDASDPASDPAIEPAGDGNINWVRRIRSRESGHTVIVKHARPALEKFPEYETSTERIVFENRYYEIARPLDTDGICPNILRFDEARRLLVLEDLGDAERLDAAFLRGADVERELVFIARFLGRVHSATWEDDTLAARFANQDIQRLHGDHIFKLPYEGDGFPVPSGVESRAAAVRSDRSLAKTAAHAYERYLSPHGALVHADVQPGNILLHSRSATLLDAEIAHVGDPAFDVGTLLAHTWISGPVDHARRSTAAIWEAYTEVLGDDRIVAFEDAARYAGLEIMRRTIGAARVAAVASAASSLAAIELADRLIREPPTRLSEAFTT; encoded by the coding sequence TTGGCGACCGACGACAACCCTCAGCCCTGGTCCGAAGCCGAGCTCGGTCGCCTCCTCGGCAACGCCGGCGTGCTCGACGCAAGCGACCCCGCGAGCGACCCCGCGATCGAGCCGGCCGGCGATGGCAACATCAACTGGGTCCGCCGGATTCGCTCCCGCGAGTCCGGCCACACGGTGATCGTGAAGCACGCGCGCCCCGCGCTGGAGAAGTTCCCCGAGTACGAGACCAGTACCGAGCGCATCGTCTTCGAGAACCGATACTACGAGATTGCCCGGCCACTCGACACCGACGGCATCTGCCCGAACATCCTGCGCTTCGACGAGGCACGCCGGCTCCTCGTCCTGGAGGACCTCGGTGATGCGGAACGACTCGATGCTGCCTTCCTGCGCGGCGCCGACGTCGAGAGAGAACTCGTCTTCATCGCACGGTTTCTCGGGCGCGTACACAGCGCCACCTGGGAGGACGACACCCTCGCGGCGCGCTTCGCAAACCAGGACATCCAGCGACTGCACGGCGACCACATCTTCAAGCTCCCTTACGAGGGAGACGGCTTCCCGGTCCCAAGCGGCGTCGAAAGCCGCGCCGCCGCCGTGCGTTCGGATCGCTCTCTCGCCAAAACCGCAGCACATGCCTACGAGCGTTACCTCTCCCCGCATGGCGCGCTCGTGCACGCCGACGTGCAGCCGGGCAACATCCTCCTCCACAGCCGGAGCGCCACACTGCTCGACGCAGAGATTGCCCATGTGGGCGACCCCGCTTTCGATGTCGGGACTTTGCTCGCGCACACATGGATCAGTGGCCCTGTGGACCATGCGCGCCGCAGCACCGCAGCGATCTGGGAGGCGTACACGGAGGTCCTCGGCGACGACCGGATCGTGGCCTTCGAGGACGCGGCCCGCTACGCCGGGCTCGAAATCATGCGTCGGACGATCGGCGCGGCGCGCGTCGCCGCGGTCGCGTCCGCCGCAAGCTCCCTCGCCGCGATCGAGCTTGCCGACCGGCTGATCCGGGAGCCCCCCACCCGTCTCTCGGAGGCCTTCACCACGTGA